One Elgaria multicarinata webbii isolate HBS135686 ecotype San Diego chromosome 7, rElgMul1.1.pri, whole genome shotgun sequence DNA window includes the following coding sequences:
- the RBFA gene encoding putative ribosome-binding factor A, mitochondrial, whose amino-acid sequence MWSVRNGFAFAAAAQATPPRGTARAAASWCWWRRQQQQQQWRPALVGGLLLLKCPGCRALHCSSVLCGSRNLLRKFLSKKKKKFWYDSPTLGSHLVYKPSNLASVLKLPPPKAKKEDSIRKRTLDSLLFKAVRDVLSTCDAGQELHDLRLELSKASLTSDFSTCRMYWRTTGNTEQDDYIDNVLQKSASRIRHILITHQVLGNVPSIVFLRDKEDAAVREIEKLLAIADFGPENEENELVQNDFSERRSTMADTTLDSSHSGIHTNLFGIDHETLNQQIIEYKNLKKVKEIEGIGLSEQQQQQLAEIQKQKKLRWKKSKKPSDDDITPQKYLMDKYYEDFSDSEFASSQENEPQYDPEEIENELEVDNRTTKLK is encoded by the exons ATGTGGAGCGTTCGAAATGGATTCGCCTTCGCCGCCGCGGCCCAAGCGACTCCGCCTCGCGGAACAGCGAGGGCTGCAGCCTCGTGGtgctggtggcggcggcagcagcagcagcagcaatggcggCCTGCTCTAGTTGgcggcctgctcctgttgaagTGCCCCGGCTGccgggctctgcactgctcctcCGTGCTTTGCGGCTCCAGGAATCTGCTCAGGAAGTTCCTCTCTAAAAAAAA GAAGAAGTTTTGGTATGATAGTCCTACACTGGGCTCTCACCTG GTATACAAGCCATCCAACTTGGCAAGTGTATTAAAGCTTCCGCCACCAAAAGCGAAGAAGGAAGACAGTATACGTAAAAGGACCCTGGATAGCCTGTTGTTTAAAGCCGTGAGAGATGTGCTGAGTACCTGTGATGCTGGCCAAGAACTTCATGATCTCAGATTGGAACTGTCTAAG GCATCCCTTACATCAGATTTTTCAACATGCCGTATGTATTGGAGGACTACTGGCAATACAGAACAGGATGATTATATTGACAACGTTCTGCAGAAGAGTGCTTCACGTATAAG acACATTCTGATTACACATCAGGTCCTGGGAAATGTTCCTTCAATAGTGTTTCTTAGAGATAAAGAAGATGCTGCTGTGAGAGAA ATTGAGAAGTTACTGGCAATTGCTGATTTTGGgcctgaaaatgaagaaaatGAATTGGTTCAAAATGATTTCAG TGAACGAAGATCCACCATGGCTGACACAACTTTGGACTCATCACACTCTGGCATCCACACTAATCTGTTTGGAATTGATCATGAAACTTTAAATCAGCAAATAATTGAATACAAAAACTTGAAAAAGGTCAAGGAAATTGAAGGGATTGGACTGtcagagcaacaacagcaacagttgGCTGAGAtacaaaagcaaaagaaattGAGATGGAAGAAATCCAAGAAACCCTCTGATGATGATATTACACCTCAGAAATATCTAATGGACAAATACTATGAAGATTTTTCAGACAGTGAATTTGCATCCTCACAGGAAAATGAACCACAATATGATCCAGAAGAAATAGAAAATGAACTGGAAGTAGATAATAGAACCACAAAGCTTAAATAA
- the LOC134401079 gene encoding nuclear transport factor 2-like, whose translation MAERPIWEQIGTSFIQLYYQQFDTNREQLGALYTDASCLSWEGQQYQGKASIMEKLMRLPFQKIQHNITSQDHQPAPDNCILSMVVGQLKVDDDPVMGFHQLFVLKNINDKWICSNDIFRLALYNFA comes from the exons atggcagaaaggCCTATTTGGGAGCAAATTGGAACAAGTTTTATACAACTGTATTATCAACAGTTTGATACCAATAGGGAACAATTAGGCGCCCTTTAT ACAGATGCTTCCTGTTTATCATGGGAAGGGCAGCAGTACCAAGGAAAAGCATCAATTATGGAAAAATTGATG AGACTCCCTTTCCAAAAAATTCAGCACAACATTACATCCCAAGATCATCAGCCAGCTCCTGACAACTGCATTCTTAGTATGGTAGTTGGTCAGCTGAAG GTGGATGATGATCCAGTCATGGGATTCCATCAGTTGTTTGTTCTCAAGAATATTAATGACAAATGGATTTGTTCGAATGACATATTTAGGCTGGCTCTGTACAACTTTGCTTGA